One window of Triticum dicoccoides isolate Atlit2015 ecotype Zavitan chromosome 5A, WEW_v2.0, whole genome shotgun sequence genomic DNA carries:
- the LOC119304202 gene encoding F-box protein PP2-A13-like, which translates to MGAGASDLAAPAEAAMSGLGDMPELCAAEVLLRLGAPDICQLARLNRAFRSAAAADFVWEAKLPENYGYLMGFVDGDSEEGGAGGKKSAVGKKEVYARLAKAVRFDDGKREFWLEKSTGMVCMALSSKALVITGIDDRRYWVHMPNTESRFQSVAYLQQIWWFEVVGEIDFRLPAGTYSLYFRLHLGKPSSSRHAGRRGCGGSEKAGNGIHGWDRKPVRFQLSTSDGQNAVSQRYLDDEPGSWALYHAGDFVVAPDTEEHGQGRPVRVKFSMAQIDCTHTKGGLCVDSVLVYPRGFRTERVVDAQR; encoded by the exons ATGGGCGCGGGCGCGTCGGACCTCGCGGCGCCGGCGGAGGCGGCGATGTCCGGGCTGGGCGACATGCCGGAGCTGTGCGCGGCGGAGGTGCTGCTCCGGCTGGGCGCGCCCGACATATGCCAGCTCGCGCGGCTCAACCGCGCGTTCCGCAGCGCCGCGGCCGCCGACTTCGTGTGGGAGGCCAAGCTGCCCGAGAACTACGGGTACCTCATGGGGTTCGTTGACGGTGACTCTGAGGAGGGAGGGGCAGGAGGGAAGAAGAGCGCCGTGGGGAAGAAGGAGGTCTACGCGAGGCTCGCCAAGGCCGTGCGGTTTGACGACGGCAAAAGG GAATTCTGGCTGGAGAAGAGCACCGGCATGGTTTGCATGGCATTGTCCTCGAAAGCGTTAGTGATAACGGGGATCGATGACAGGAGATATTGGGTCCACATGCCAAACACAGAGTCTAG GTTCCAGTCCGTGGCGTACCTGCAGCAAATCTGGTGGTTCGAGGTGGTCGGGGAGATCGACTTCCGCTTACCGGCGGGGACCTACAGCCTCTACTTCAGGCTCCACCTCGGGAAGCCCTCTTCCTCCAGGCACGCCGGCCGCCGCGGCTGTGGCGGCTCCGAGAAGGCCGGCAACGGCATCCACGGCTGGGACAGGAAGCCGGTGCGGTTCCAGCTGTCGACGTCGGACGGCCAGAACGCCGTGTCGCAGCGCTACCTGGACGACGAGCCGGGGAGCTGGGCGCTGTACCACGCCGGCGACTTCGTGGTGGCCCCGGACACGGAGGAGCACGGTCAGGGACGGCCGGTGAGGGTCAAGTTCTCCATGGCGCAGATCGACTGCACCCACACCAAGGGCGGCCTCTGCGTCGACTCCGTGCTCGTGTACCCCAGGGGCTTTCGGACAGAGAGAGTGGTTGATGCTCAGAGGTGA
- the LOC119298466 gene encoding uncharacterized protein LOC119298466, whose amino-acid sequence MLARQAWRLIQNPASLCAQVLSARYYSDGSVLQARPRSGISYTWRSILKGVDLLKKGIIWRVGSGSNINIWSDPWIPRGSTRRVITQRGGNVVTKVNDLIDPTTNNWDEDLVRQTFLPEDANIILQIPIHTHEDDFIAWHYDKKDEDTCGFNWPKLWSLPLPNKVLHFLWRMSTNTLPLRMKLQQRGKARRENTRATTKRKMVQTSTEDLENQH is encoded by the exons ATGCTTGCAAGGCAAGCATGGAGGCTCATTCAAAACCCAGCTTCCTTATGTGCGCAGGTCCTGTCAGCAAGATACTACTCAGATGGCTCAGTTCTTCAAGCCAGGCCTAGAAGCGGCATATCCTACACATGGCGCAGTATACTAAAAGGAGTAGATCTGCTCAAGAAAGGGATCATATGGAGAGTAGGCAGTGGTAGCAACATCAATATTTGGTCTGATCCCTGGATTCCAAGAGGAAGTACTAGGAGAGTCATCACACAGAGGGGTGGAAATGTTGTAACTAAAGTAAATGATTTGATTGATCCTACCACAAACAATTGGGATGAAGACTTAGTTAGACAAACCTTTCTCCCTGAAGATGCAAATATTATTCTACAAATCCCAATTCATACACATGAAGATGATTTCATAGCATGGCATTATGATAAAAAAG ATGAAGATACATGTGGTTTTAATTGGCCAAAGTTGTGGTCGCTTCCCCTCCCCAACAAGGTTCTTCACTTCTTATGGCGCATGTCCACAAATACCTTACCACTGCGCATGAAGCTCCAGCAAAGAG GTAAGGCAAGAAGGGAGAATACAAGAGCAACAACAAAAAGAAAGATGGTCCAGACCTCCACCGAAGATCTTGAAAATCAACACTGA